One stretch of Schizosaccharomyces pombe strain 972h- genome assembly, chromosome: III DNA includes these proteins:
- the vcx1 gene encoding CaCA proton/calcium exchanger gives MIERLKIAKNRLEAMNSFNFPAQDRHERAPLLGSEYDHSMARQLSLLNVVGMTKSVLMSSYFNLMLVFVPIGLIAGWFEWNAKSVFILNMLAIIPLASLLSFATEQLSIISGPTLGALLNASFGNAIELIVGVLALKRGELRIVQSSLLGSILSNLLLVFGMCLVTTGIRREITTFNITVAQTMIAMLALSTATILIPATFHYSLPDNANSENALLHVSRGTAVIVLIVYVLLLVFQLKTHKHVCHDPSEVEEETEPRILGLRSSIAMLAIVTVFVSLCADYLVGSIDQLVEEVNISKTFVGLVILPVVGNAAEHVTAIVVSYRGQMDLALGVAIGSSIQIALFLAPFLVIVGWIISQPLTLYFESLETVILFVSVFLVNYLIQDGATHWLEGVQLLALYAIVVLAFFYYPQ, from the exons ATGATTGAGAGATTAAAGATTGCTAAGAACAGACTTGAAGCTatgaattcttttaattttcccGCCCAGGATAGACATGAACGAGCCCCTCTCTTGGGATCAGAGTATGACCACTCTATGGCTCGTCAGTTGTCGCTTTTAAACGTGGTCGGCATGACCAAATCTGTTTTGATGTCTAGCTACTTTAACTTGATGTTGGTATTTGTTCCGATCGGCTTAATTGCAGGATGGTTTGAATGGAACGCTAAATCTGTTTTCATACTTAACATGCTTGCTATTATCCCCCTTGCATCCTTGCTTAGCTTTGCTACTGAACAACTCTCTATAATTAGCGGACCAACATTGGGAGCATTGTTGAATGCTAG TTTTGGAAATGCCATCGAGCTCATTGTAGGCGTTCTTGCTTTGAAAAGAGGAGAGCTCCGCATCGTTCAATCGTCCCTTCTCGGATCAATATTATCCAACTTGCTTCTTGTTTTTGGAATGTGTCTCGTAACTACTGGTATTCGTCGTGAAATTACCACATTTAATATCACTGTTGCACAAACTATGATTGCAATGCTTGCTTTATCTACTGCTACCATATTGATTCCTGCGACTTTCCATTACAGCCTTCCCGACAACGCTAATAGCGAAAATGCGCTTCTCCATGTCTCTCGTGGAACTGCTGTTATTGTACTCATCGTCTATGTTTTACTTTTAGTTTTCCAATTAAAGACTCATAAGCATGTCTGTCATGATCCCAGTGAAGTGGAAGAAGAAACTGAACCTCGAATTTTAGGCCTTCGTTCATCCATTGCCATGCTTGCTATCGTCACGGtttttgtttctctttGCGCAGACTATTTAGTAGGTTCGATAGACCAATTGGTTGAGGAAGTtaacatttcaaaaactttcgTTGGTTTGGTCATCCTTCCTGTTGTAGGAAATGCTGCCGAACATGTTACTGCAATCGTGGTATCTTACCGAGGACAAATGGATTTGGCTTTGGGTGTTGCTATTGGTTCCAGTATTCAGAttgctttgtttttagCTCCCTTCTTGGTAATCGTCGGATGGATCATCTCCCAACCTTTAACACTTTACTTTGAATCATTGGAAACAGTTATTCTATTTGTGTCTGTTTTCTTGGTTAATTACTTGATACAAGATGGTGCTACTCATTGGCTTGAAGGTGTTCAATTACTTGCTTTGTATGCGATTGTTGTTCTCGCCTTTTTCTACTACCctcaataa
- the mad3 gene encoding mitotic spindle checkpoint protein Mad3, with amino-acid sequence MEPLDAGKNWVHMDVIEQSKENIEPRKAGHSASALAKSSSRNHTEKEVAGLQKERMGHERKIETSESLDDPLQVWIDYIKWTLDNFPQGETKTSGLVTLLERCTREFVRNPLYKDDVRYLRIWMQYVNYIDEPVELFSFLAHHHIGQESSIFYEEYANYFESRGLFQKADEVYQKGKRMKAKPFLRFQQKYQQFTHRWLEFAPQSFSSNTNSVNPLQTTFESTNIQEISQSRTKISKPKFKFSVYSDADGSGKDGQPGTWQTLGTVDQRRKENNISATSWVGEKLPLKSPRKLDPLGKFQVHCDEEVSKE; translated from the coding sequence ATGGAACCATTAGATGCTGGCAAGAACTGGGTGCATATGGATGTCATTGAGCAGTCCAAGGAAAACATAGAGCCTAGAAAAGCTGGTCATTCAGCTTCTGCACTTGCAAAATCTTCGTCGCGAAACCACACCGAAAAAGAAGTTGCTGGTCtgcaaaaagaaaggatgGGCCATGAACGAAAAATAGAGACGAGCGAGTCTCTTGATGATCCACTACAAGTTTGGATCGATTATATTAAATGGACCTTGGATAATTTCCCTCAAGGTGAAACAAAAACTAGTGGACTGGTAACATTGTTAGAAAGGTGTACTCGAGAATTCGTACGAAATCCGCTTTATAAAGATGATGTTCGGTATTTACGAATATGGATGCAATATGTAAACTATATAGACGAACCGgttgaattattttctttcttgGCACATCATCATATTGGACAGGAGTCCTCGATTTTTTATGAGGAATACGCAAATTATTTCGAGTCTAGGGGattgtttcaaaaagctGACGAAGTTTAtcagaaaggaaaaagaatgaagGCTAAGCCATTTTTGAGATTTCAGCAAAAGTATCAGCAATTTACTCACCGTTGGTTGGAATTTGCCCCACAATCATTCTCTTCAAATACAAATTCGGTTAATCCTTTACAAACGACATTTGAGTCAACAAATATCCAGGAAATATCCCAGTCTAGGACTAAAATTTCTAAAcctaaatttaaattttctgttTATTCAGATGCGGATGGTTCTGGAAAGGATGGCCAACCTGGGACCTGGCAAACTCTTGGTACAGTTGATCAAAGGCGTAAAGAAAACAACATATCGGCTACTTCTTGGGTAGGCGAAAAGTTGCCTTTGAAATCTCCAAGAAAATTGGACCCTCTTGGGAAATTTCAAGTTCATTGTGATGAGGAAGTATCGAAAGAATAA
- the sua5 gene encoding SUA5/yciO/yrdC family protein Sua5: protein METKIQTVDTRLISFEKPSNDSEHPFEHTRVSIPPSETRSALENAANILRNTDYPVAFPTETVYGLGADARRTEAVLSIYKAKNRPADNPLIVHVASLDQLRRLLLSAYPKAKSEVKNQAHDSEEIIPKVYLPLIKKFWPGPLSILLPVVDEANPPVSPIVTAGQKTFAVRMPQHPVALALISISDSPLAAPSANASTRPSPTLAKHVYNDLQGKIPLILDGGACGVGVESTVVNGLCDPPVILRPGGISLEEIQSSGGAWERTKVFVAKKSDMETDFIPQTPGMKYRHYSPTAKVLLFVNYTESDAYGVFEKYLSEQGITKEKQKIGVLCSKRWNEESFPSHCPFVFLHMGRDGHEITKNLFAQLRDLDLQGVDFVLVEGVSEENEGLAIMNRLGKAASVVFEGPSH from the coding sequence ATGgaaacaaaaattcaaaCAGTTGATACTCGCCTTATCTCTTTTGAAAAGCCTAGTAATGATTCGGAACATCCTTTTGAACACACAAGGGTGTCCATACCTCCCTCAGAAACTCGTTCTGCATTAGAGAACGCCGCGAATATATTGAGAAACACCGATTATCCAGTTGCTTTTCCTACCGAAACAGTTTACGGTCTCGGTGCTGATGCCCGAAGGACTGAAGCAGTCTTGTCAATATACAAAGCAAAGAACCGCCCTGCTGATAACCCTTTGATTGTACATGTTGCTTCTCTGGATCAGCTACGTAGATTGCTGTTGAGTGCATATCCTAAAGCAAAGTcagaagtaaaaaatcaagcaCATGACTCAGAGGAGATTATTCCAAAAGTTTATTTACCGttgattaaaaagttttggCCTGGTCCACTCTCAATTTTGCTGCCAGTTGTTGACGAGGCTAATCCCCCGGTCTCACCAATTGTGACAGCAGGACAAAAAACGTTTGCTGTTCGCATGCCTCAACATCCTGTTGCGCTTGCCcttatttctatttcagATTCGCCGTTAGCTGCACCATCGGCTAATGCTTCAACAAGGCCATCTCCTACGTTAGCTAAGCACGTTTACAATGATTTACAAGGTaaaattcctttaattttagaTGGGGGAGCATGCGGTGTTGGTGTGGAGAGTACAGTTGTAAATGGACTTTGTGATCCTCCCGTAATTTTACGGCCAGGAGGCATAAGTTTAGAAGAAATTCAAAGCTCTGGAGGGGCCTGGGAGCGAACAAAAGTATTCGTAGCTAAAAAAAGTGATATGGAAACAGATTTCATCCCTCAAACTCCTGGTATGAAATACAGACACTACTCTCCAACTGCCAAAGTGCTACTTTTTGTCAATTACACAGAATCTGATGCATACggtgtttttgaaaagtatttatCTGAGCAGGGAATCACTAAGGAAAAGCAGAAGATTGGTGTTTTATGTAGTAAACGTTGGAACGAAGAGTCATTCCCTTCTCACTGTCCGTTTGTATTTTTGCATATGGGAAGGGATGGACATGAAATTACAAAGAATTTATTCGCTCAATTGCGAGATTTGGATCTGCAGGGagttgattttgttttggttGAAGGTGTCTCCGAGGAAAATGAAGGGCTAGCTATCATGAATCGTTTGGGCAAAGCTGCTTCTGTGGTTTTTGAGGGGCCTTCTCATTag